A stretch of the Camarhynchus parvulus chromosome 4, STF_HiC, whole genome shotgun sequence genome encodes the following:
- the FASTKD5 gene encoding LOW QUALITY PROTEIN: FAST kinase domain-containing protein 5, mitochondrial (The sequence of the model RefSeq protein was modified relative to this genomic sequence to represent the inferred CDS: inserted 1 base in 1 codon): MATVLMCRRLPRLSRVTAISTAAKRGSSKSKKEKRAKPGAAKTGTQSGATIQLLKPQDYRVLYNPAAYAKGRAGSQQHGDRDSSQALGDTFTSPGTAQAPLTFPTASSQALSPGRNALPKPKSTLLEQTRLYKEETEKEKREVHDSKEDPRTFQKGRPEYRALTCDSAEPAQPLPAEEGDWILQSVAGCEGSPGVLRDYFLKLSHLPAERRAALGSDARFSALCHRAVTTIRLFSTPDLIHVLKACVPLAMPASHPLLNACEAEFCRRAWDMGLEQLLLVADCWRCLDRSVPSYLGILFSYANLHWKDVTLPQFVQLLYIXGEGRRSPADLAQKVESTILKHLDAFTLEELGAICLGLFKSLSGISEHVMRRIADRVALQMEDMSTYALVNVLKMLRYTRMDHLPLMRELGRVIPARIPATNIQGIMHITLTYSSLHFFDEDVLAAVAASLPSKVSYCRSKDAAKFLWSFGCLDYEPPNEEEFYSSLIKQLHAKFHEFSKFPEHLLTALLGLAFVKRFPEELIDFALREEFVQKTRGSKYELHKDLFTLGKSVEIECPTYQGSHLTPELCQELTEMVSSFAEREIYVRPEIVEATSLLESMLGGPEYVKNHMILPHTRSSDLEVRLSADGRPIPFNFKDPVAAKKLRDMGVNLTDDLMSQLIQGRAHNQSPTEVGNGVRIPSQERGDTTCVGGALSAGATSQAEPKAGLWQSGEVRLALQVSNRNHFCYGSRRLLGLHCLKRRQLRLLGHAVVELPFWEWFPLLKRTRSEKISYLHYKVFCPACSPGLWYSPVISMLMQHRELINSAFFHVPPEGQFHLG, from the exons ATGGCTACGGTGCTAATGTGCCGAAGAttgcccaggctgagcagggtgACGGCGATTTCCACCGCAGCCAAGCGTGGGAGCAGcaaaagcaagaaggaaaagagagctAAACCAGGAGCAGCCAAGACTGGGACTCAATCAGGGGCTACAATCCAGCTGCTGAAGCCCCAGGACTACAGAGTGCTGTACAATCCAGCTGCCTATGccaaaggcagggctggctcccagcagcacgGGGAtagggacagcagccaggcactggGTGACACgttcaccagccctggcactgcacaggctcCACTGACATTCCCCACTGCCTCTTCCCAAGCTTTGTCACCTGGCAGGAATGCCCTGCCCAAGCCCAAGTCCACGCTCCTGGAGCAGACCAGGCTGTACAAGGAGGAAACAGAGAAGGAGAAGCGGGAAGTGCACGACTCCAAGGAGGACCCGCGCACATTCCAGAAGGGCAGGCCTGAGTACAGAGCTCTCACCTGTGACAGCgctgagccagcacagcccctccctgcagagGAAGGGGACTGGATTTTACAGAGTGTGGCTGGCTgtgagggcagccctggggttCTCAGGGATTATTTCCTCAAGCTGAGCCATTTGCCGGCGGAGCGCCGCGCGGCGCTGGGGTCCGATGCCAGGTTCAGTGCCCTGTGTCACCGAGCTGTCACGACCATCAGGCTGTTCAGCACCCCAGATCTCATCCACGTTTTAAAGGCTTGTGTCCCCTTGGCCATGCCAGCCTCCCACCCCCTGCTCAACGCGTGCGAGGCCGAGTTCTGCCGCCGGGCGTGGGACatgggcctggagcagctgctgctggtggcgGATTGCTGGCGCTGCCTGGACCGCAGCGTGCCCTCCTACCTGGGCATTCTGTTCAGCTATGCCAACCTGCACTGGAAGGACGTCACCCTGCCCCAGTTTGTGCAGCTCCTTTACA ATGGCGAAGGCCGGAGGTCGCCCGCGGACTTGGCGCAGAAGGTGGAGAGCACCATCCTGAAGCACTTGGACGCCTTCACCTTGGAGGAGCTGGGTGCCATCTGCTTGGGGCTCTTCAAATCCCTCAGTGGGATTTCTGAGCACGTCATGAGGAGGATTGCAGACAGGGTGGCCCTGCAGATGGAGGACATGAGCACCTACGCCTTGGTGAACGTGCTCAAGATGCTGCGCTACACCCGCATGGACCACCTGCCCCTaatgagggagctgggcagggtgatTCCTGCTCGGATCCCCGCCACAAACATCCAGGGCATCATGCACATCACTCTCACCTACTCATCCCTGCACTTCTTTGATGAGGATGTCTTGGCTGCTGTTGCCGCCTCGTTGCCTTCCAAGGTGTCCTACTGCCGGAGCAAGGATGCTGCCAAATTCCTGTGGTCGTTTGGGTGCCTGGACTATGAACCTCCCAACGAGGAGGAGTTTTACTCCAGCCTGATAAAGCAATTGCATGCAAAATTCCATGAGTTTAGCAAGTTTCCAGAGCAtctcctcactgctctgcttgGCCTGGCTTTTGTCAAACgcttcccagaggagctgatAGACTTTGCTTTGAGGGAGGAGTTTGTCCAGAAAACCAGAGGTAGCAAATATGAGCTCCACAAGGACCTGTTCACCCTTGGTAAGAGCGTTGAAATCGAGTGCCCCACCTACCAAGGCAGCCACCTCACACCTGAGCTTTGTCAGGAGCTCACTGAGATGGTCTCAAGCTTTGCTGAGAGGGAAATCTACGTCAGGCCTGAAATCGTGGAAGCCACATCCCTCCTGGAGAGCATGTTGGGAGGCCCTGAGTATGTGAAGAACCACATGATCCTGCCCCACACCAGGTCCAGCGACCTGGAGGTGCGTTTGTCTGCGGATGGACGTCCCATCCCTTTCAACTTCAAGGACCCTGTGGCAGCCAAGAAGCTGAGAGACATGGGAGTTAATCTGACAGATGATTTGATGTCTCAGCTCATACAGGGGAGAGCTCATAACCAGAGTCCCACAGAGGTGGGGAATGGAGTCAGGATTCCCAGCCAGGAGAGAGGGGACACAACGTGTGTGGGTGGAGCTCTTTCTGCAGGTGCCACATCCCAGGCTGAGCCTAAAGCAGGGCTCTGGCAGTCTGGGGAAGtgaggctggcactgcaggtgtCCAACAGGAACCACTTCTGCTACGGCTCCAGgcggctgctggggctgcactgccTGAAGCGGCGGCAGCTGCGGCTGCTGGGCCACGCCGTGGTGGAGCTTCCCTTCTGGGAGTGGTTCCCTCTGCTCAAGCGCACGCGCTCCGAGAAGATCAGCTACCTCCACTACAAAGTCTTCTGCCCAGCCTGCTCACCAGGGCTGTGGTACTCCCCAGTCATCTCCATGCTG atgcagcacagggagctcatTAACTCTGCCTTTTTCCACGTGCCCCCAGAAGGCCAATTCCATTTGGGCTGA
- the UBOX5 gene encoding RING finger protein 37 — MVINVCLPQFKPRIHCNKISADGYEVENLISEDLARRNRGFRSEYFIKPPVHVTISFPFNVEICRINIDVSSGGYQTFSGLEVYTSTSCNKTSWQSPEGQCSGLAGQPVSDKDTFTLVGKAVLKNQSKVTFGHRGFKPRPPFHQMENVFSYPGSVSQDLWNKGPASLSNVSHLKICITHVAGGGLPSIKRLEVWGQPAKSCPQEVIEGVFQVASQFLAQDVGSLKPELWTPMESDCVPFSANEQQTLHKLVDVVQDIPEEFLDPITLEIMTLPMLLPSGKVIDQSTLEKCNRSEASWGRVPSDPFTGVAFSQHSQPLPHPTLKARIDHFLLQHSIPGTNLLGRAHSSEGLVPSSITMSSLKRKMDCMDQGSLQPPYFSATNLLVTSTSENSAKKMKTDSDSHLIQMDCSTELVSHEQKLSESLDSALTSALSSMPSFTAKLMKSQQQAPGEGGCSTSWSLGTALEHGRSSQNQGCASCGKSFSCYFKAEPVYQLPCGHLLCRPCLAEPRAPASPIHCGSCKRAAATHDVRRVHF; from the exons ATGGTAATAAACGTCTGTCTCCCACAATTCAAGCCAAGAATTCACTGCAACAAG ATCTCTGCCGATGGCTACGAGGTGGAGAACCTGATCTCCGAGGACCTGGCCAGGAGGAACCGCGGCTTCCGCAGCGAGTACTTCATCAAACCCCCGGTGCACGTCAccatctccttccccttcaACGTGGAGATCTGCAGGATCAACATTGACGTCTCCTCTGGGGGCTACCAGACCTTCTCTGGCCTGGAAGTTTACACCTCTACCTCATGCAACAAAACCTCttggcagagccctgaggggcAGTGCTCAGGTCTGGCCGGGCAGCCTGTGTCGGACAAAGACACCTTCACCCTGGTGGGCAAAGCTGtcttaaaaaatcagagcaaagtGACTTTTGGCCACAGAGGCTTCAAGCCAAGGCCTCCCTTCCATcagatggaaaatgttttctcctaCCCCGGCTCGGTGTCCCAAGATCTCTGGAACAAAGGGCCAGCCTCGCTCAGCAACGTGTCCCACCTCAAAATCTGCATCACCCACGTGGCCGGGGGGGGCCTGCCCAGCATCAAGAGGCTGGAGGTGTGGGGACAACCTGCCAAGTCCTGCCCACAGGAGGTCATCGAGGGGGTCTTCCAGGTGGCCTCCCAGTTCCTGGCCCAGGACGTCGGCAGCCTCAAGCCGGAGCTCTGGACGCCGATGGAGAGCGACTGCGTCCCCTTCAGTGCCAACGAGCAGCAGACCCTGCACAAGCTGGTGGACGTGGTCCAAGACATCCCTGAAGAATTCCTGGACCCCATCACACTGGAGATCATGACTTTACCCATGCTCCTGCCCTCTGGGAAAGTGATTGACCAGAGCACCCTGGAGAAGTGCAACCGGAGCGAGGCGTCCTGGGGCCGCGTCCCCAGCGATCCCTTCACGGGCGTGGCCTTCagccagcactcccagcccctACCTCACCCCACCCTCAAGGCCAGGATAGACcacttcctgctgcagcacagcatccctggcaccaacctgctggggagggctcaCTCCTCGGAGGGCCTGGTGCCCTCCTCCATCACCATGTCttctctgaaaaggaaaatggactGCATGGAtcagggctccctgcagccgCCCTATTTTTCTGCTACAAACTTACTTGTCACTTCTACCTCAGAGAACAGtgctaaaaaaatgaaaactgacagTGATTCCCACTTGATCCAGATGGACTGTTCCACAG AGCTGGTGTCCCACGAGCAGAAGCTGTCGGAGAGCTTGGACTCTGCCCTGacctctgctctcagctccaTGCCCTCCTTCACGGCCAAGCTGATgaagagccagcagcaggctcCAGGAGAGGGGGGCTGCAGCACGTCCTggagcctgggcacagcccttg agcacggcaggagcagccagaacCAGGGATGTGCTTCCTGTGGCAAATCCTTCTCCTGCTACTTCAAGGCCGAGCCCGTGTACCAGCTGCCCTGCGGGCACCTCCTGTGCCGGCCCTGCCTGGCCGAGCCCAGGGCTCCGGCATCCCCCATCCACTGCGGGAGCTGCAAGAGGGCAGCAGCCACTCACGACGTCAGGAGGGTTCATTTCTGA